In Acanthochromis polyacanthus isolate Apoly-LR-REF ecotype Palm Island chromosome 9, KAUST_Apoly_ChrSc, whole genome shotgun sequence, the DNA window GGTGGAGGACTTTAACCCGGAAAAAGATTACAGCCTGGGTTAGCTCACGGAACTAGCAGTATAGTTAGCTACAGTTAGCTGATGTTAGCTGCTCTTAGTTACCATTAGTTCCTGTTAGCTCCTGTTAGCTACCATTAGCTCCTGTTTGTTCCTTTTAGCCACCATTAGCTCCTGTTGACTTCTGTTAGCTACTATTAGCTTCTGTTGGCCCCTGTTAAACTGCCATTGGTCCTGTTAGCTATCATTAGCTCTTGCTCGCTGTCATTAGCTCCTGTTAGCTACCATTAGCTCCTGCTAGCTACTATTACCTCCTGCTAGCTACCATTAGCTCCTGTTTGCTCTTTTTAGCCACCATTAGCACCTGTTGACTTCTGTTTGCTACCTTTAGCTCCTATTAGTTACCATTAGCTCCTGTTATCTATCATTACCTCCTGTTAGCTACCATTAGCTCCTGTTAGCTATCTTAACTCCTGTTAGCTATCATTATCTCTTGTTGGCTACCATTAGCTCTTGCTAGCTGCCATTAGCTCCTATTTGCTCCTGTTAGCTACCATTAGCTCCTGTTGGCTTTGTTAGCTACCATTAGCTCTTACTAGCTGCCATTAGCTCTGTTAGCTCCCATTAGCTCCTGTTAGCTACCATTAGCTCCTGTTGGCTTCTGTTAGCTACCATTAGCTTTTGCTAGCTGCCATTAGCTCCTGTTTGCTCCTGTTAGCTCCCATTAGCTCTATTTTGCTACTATTAGTTCCTGTTGGCTACCATTAGCTCCTGTTGGTTTCCATTAGCTCTTGTTTGCTACCATTAGTTCCTGTTAGCTACCATGAGCTACCTTAGTTCCTGTTAGCTACCATATGCTcctgttagcttgttagctacCATTGGCACTTGATTGTCCCTGTTAGCCATCATTAGCCCTGTTGGCTCCTGTTGACTTCTGTTGGCTCCTGTTAGCAACCATTAGCTCCTGTTTGGTACCATTAGCTGTTGTTTTCTAACACTAGTTCCTGTTAGCTACCATTAGGTACCGTTAGCTCCTATTAGCTACTGTCAGCTCCTGTTAGCTGCCATAAGTGCTTATTAGCTCCTGTTAGCTAACATAAGCTCCTGTTGGCTACCATTAGATCCTGTTAGCTTGCATTGTATCCTGATAGCTCCATTAGCTCCTGATTGCTCCCATTACCTCCTGTTAGCTACCATTAGCTCCTGTTGACTTCTGTTTGCTACTTTTCGCTCTTGTTCACTATCATTACCTCTTGTTAGCTACCATTAGCTCCTGTTAGCTACCATTAGCTCCTGCTAGCTACTATTACCTCCTGCTAGCTACCATTAGCTCCTGTTTGCTTCTTTTAGCTACCATTAGCTCCTGTTGACTTCTGTTTGCTACTTTTCACTCCTGTTCACTATCATTATCTCTTGTTAGCTACCATTAGCTCCTGTTAGCTATAATTATCTCCTGTTAGCTACCATTAGCTCCTGTTAGCTACCATTAGCTCCTGCTGGCTACCATTACCTCCTGATAGCTAGCATTAGCTCCTGTTAGCTGCCATAAGCTCCTGTTAGCTACTATTAGCTCTTGTTAGCTACCATTACCTCTTGTTTAGTAGCATTAGCTCCTGTTAGCTACCATTAGCTCCTGTTAGCTACCATTACCTCTTGTTAGTTAGCATTAGCTCCTGCTTGCTATCATTACCTCTTGCTACCTACCATTAGCTCCTGATTGCTTCCATTACCTCCTGTTTGCTACTTTTTGCTCCTCTCCAGTGTGACTGACTCCAGGTCTTTGATCATAATGTGAAAAGTTTCTGGAGTCAGAGAGTGAGAAACTTTGATCAGGTTTTAATGGTTCAGCTCCATCGGTTACTGATTTACTGTTAGCGACTCATCTAAAGGATTATTATCCTCCAGAAAGCAGAACGACTTCAATTAAAGTTTAATTTATTGTGACTCAGTTTGAAATGGGAGCAGGTTTACTTTTAAACTGGAGAATTAAACTACTTTGTGATTATAAAAATCTGAtgttgttttaaaacttttagcTGAGTTCAATCTGGATGTAAACTTAGGTCACCGTGGATACGGTGGATAATTTACAGCTCAGCAGCTAAATCGTTTTTCTCTGATTGTTCTCCAAATCCAGAACTTGTTGgtgatgaaaacagaaagtcaGTCTCACCTAGATTATAAGCAAAAATACAGAAGCATGATTCTGATCATTTAGTAGTTTGACGacttaatgaaaataaaacgtTAATGAAGTTAAATGTCACTTCTATGATAATAAACACCGTTAAATGACGGAAATGAAACTTAACATATGTTTACAGATAATGCTGAGGAATAACAGGAAATACCAGAATTATACTAAAACTGTTTTAAGTTTAGCCCCAGAGAAGTCACCGTAAAGTACGGGGACCTGGAGAAGATCGTTTGTAAACCAAAGTAGTGCTTAAGAATAATACTAGTAATTATAACCATGGtgatagtaataatagtaagtCGTTTTATTTATAGGACAATCCAGAGGCACATTATAAGTTGTGGACTTTATTTACCTTTAAATGATTTATACAAAGTGAGTCCAAACTAGACTTGTATGTTTCTCTGTAGCTTAAGAACGCTTCACCTCTCTGTGCGAACTGACATGTAGTTAATTCATTAATTAACgagttaattaattaatgagtATCTGTAACTGAACAGCAGATATTAAAACCGGTGAATTATTGGGATGGATGTTTAAACAGTGTTCACCGCTGTGACCTGCAGGTGGAGCGCATCGTGGACAAGAGGAAGAACAAGAAGGGGAAGGTGGAGTACCTGGTCAGGTGGAGAGGCTACGGCTCTGAGGGGGACACCTGGGAACCGGAGACTCACCTGTCTACCTGCATGATCTACGTTCATGAGTTTAACCGTCAGTACGCTGAGCGGCAGAGAGACGCCACGCTGCTGCGCTCCACCCGCAGCTCGCCCAGCCTCCACTGTAGCTCCGCCCACAGGCCACTCTGCAGGCCGCCGCCCACTGCCCGCGGTGACATCAGCCCAGGTGTAGCCGGAGACTGTCACCAGGTGAAAGCTCCTCTCGGCCCGCCTCCTCTGCACCCCGCCGGACTGACCCGGCCGGCCTCCCAGCAGCAACCCGATAGGTTCAGCAGCGCTCTGATGTCAGCGTCTCCAGCCGGCTCCGCCCGCCGCAGCGTCGACCTGTCCAAGACCGGCATCAAGATCCTGGTCCCCAAGAGCCCCATGAACAGCCGCCTGGACTCAGAGGAGTCTCCCAGTGAGGCGGCTCACAGCCTGGAGGCCGGAGCTCAGGAAGCTCACCTGGTCCCGCCTGAGGTGGCCCTGCTGGAGAAACCTACAGGAGTCCAGCTGGGGCCTGGAGAGGAGAGGGCCCGCATGGGCACCCGACCCCGGAGCCAGAACCCCCTGTCCCCGCCCCGGGCCCCCATCACGCCCGCTGCCATGCGCTCCCTCAGCGGCACAGGTGAGTCCTCCCTCACCTGTTCAGGTCCAACATGGCAGCAAGTCCTAACTTTAATCGGTACGTTTGTTAACTGTTCCCTTTATCAGCAGTTATTACGATAATCACTTCACTTTAGTTTTTCTTTACTGTCGTTTCACAACACGAAGCCTCAGATTATCGTCTggattattttctttcttcacGTTTTATCTCCTTAAAACACAGAGCCATGCGTTCGACAGGGTCAGGAAGGAACCACAGACAGGGAGGAAAATAAACAGACATCTTTTAAATGTTCACTGCAGACACAGGAGACTGTTTCTGATCTTCATGTTCTGAGGGACTCGGTTTGAATCTATAGTatgagtgtttttttctgagcaggATTACTATTTCCACACATCATCAGTCGGGTCAAACTAGCCTGTCTGAAGCAGCTCACGTTCCCTATCAGTGGGTGAACCATCCAACGCTCGCTGAGTTCTGCTTCACAGTCATAGGAAGAGCAGCATCGCTATGAACGCTCAACCGCCACAAGCCACTTCTCCCTGACTTCTCCTGCTTAAAACCCAAAGAGGAAACTTTGATCATAAAGGTGCTGGAGAGTAATttaaacctgaacacagattctcctcctcctgtctcctccagGGAGCTCAGCGCTGATGGAGGCCGTCGCTGCCAGCGGGATGTCAGGTGTGCAGAGTGCTGTTGCCGGGGCAACCAGTGTGACGGGGAAACGGCGTCTAGAGGAGCGGTCGGCGTTCGACAAACGTCTGAGGTTCAGCGTTCGACAGACGGAGAGCGCCTACCGTTACCGCGACATCGTGGTCAAGAAACAAGACGGCTTCACCCACATCCTGCTGTCCACCAAGAGCTCCGAGAACAACACGCTGAACCCCGAGGTGAGGCCCCGCCCCTTCTTTTAGACTGTTCCCCCGAACAGTAAACAAACTGATCACCTGGACTTCCTCCTCCCTGTCAGGTGATGAAGGAGATCCAGAGTGCCATGGCGACGGCGGCGTCAGACGACAGTAAACTGGTGTTGCTGGGCGCCGTGGGCAGCGTGTTCTGCTGCGGCCTCGACTTCCTGTATTTCATCAGACGCCTGACGGATGACAGGAAGAAGGAGAGCATCAAGATGGCTGAGACTATCAGGTAACCCTAACATTTAGACGGGTGGCGGCGCTGTGTGATGTCATCAGTGAGTACGAAGcgttgacctctgacctcttcctccttctcttcagAACCTTCGTCAACACCTTCATCCAGTTCAGGAAGCCCATCGTGGCGGCTGTCAACGGCCCGGCGCTTGGCCTGGGGGCGGCCATCTTACCGCTGTGTGACGTGGTGTGGGCCAATGAGAAGGCCTGGTTCCAGACGCCGTACACGAGCTACGGCCAGACGCCTGACGCCTGCGCCTCCTTCACCTTCCCCCGAATCATGGGGCTAGCCTCGGTCAGTTACTGGTACCACCTCCCCCTGTTCTCCCCCTCgatgctcctcctcctcactctcTGTTCTCCAACAGgccaatgagctgctgctgagcgGCAGGAAGTTGACGGCCCAGGAGGCGTGTTCTAAAGGTCTGGTGTCTCAGGTTCTGTGGCCGGGAACCTTCACCCAGGAAGTGATGCTGAGGATCAAAGAGCTGGTGACGGTCGACTCACTGGTCAGTAACACACAcccacagtaacacacacacacacagtaacacacacactgtaacactcacacagtaacacacacacacacacagtaacactcacactgtaacacacacagtcacacatgcacagtaacacacacacacactgtaacactcacactgtaacacacacagtaacgcaCACAGTAACACATGCACAGTAAcagacacagtaacacacacagtaacacacacacacagtaacacacacacagagactgaAGTATAACTTTGATCATGAAGGTATTGGAGATGGTTTTACTTAGATGGTTTGTTTAATGTCAGTTG includes these proteins:
- the cdyl gene encoding chromodomain Y-like protein, whose translation is MATEELYEVERIVDKRKNKKGKVEYLVRWRGYGSEGDTWEPETHLSTCMIYVHEFNRQYAERQRDATLLRSTRSSPSLHCSSAHRPLCRPPPTARGDISPGVAGDCHQVKAPLGPPPLHPAGLTRPASQQQPDRFSSALMSASPAGSARRSVDLSKTGIKILVPKSPMNSRLDSEESPSEAAHSLEAGAQEAHLVPPEVALLEKPTGVQLGPGEERARMGTRPRSQNPLSPPRAPITPAAMRSLSGTGSSALMEAVAASGMSGVQSAVAGATSVTGKRRLEERSAFDKRLRFSVRQTESAYRYRDIVVKKQDGFTHILLSTKSSENNTLNPEVMKEIQSAMATAASDDSKLVLLGAVGSVFCCGLDFLYFIRRLTDDRKKESIKMAETIRTFVNTFIQFRKPIVAAVNGPALGLGAAILPLCDVVWANEKAWFQTPYTSYGQTPDACASFTFPRIMGLASANELLLSGRKLTAQEACSKGLVSQVLWPGTFTQEVMLRIKELVTVDSLVLKESKALMRNTSRGALEQANERECEALKRVWGSSQGTDSILQYLQRKTELC